The Erigeron canadensis isolate Cc75 chromosome 1, C_canadensis_v1, whole genome shotgun sequence genome segment GCACGGATCATTTGGTCCGTGAATCGTGACTTCCCGGTTGGAAATTCTTCTAGTTTTTCATTTGATAATGATGGAAATGCTGCCTTACAGTCCAATGGGAATGTAGTTTGGTCAACAAACACAACGAAAACCGGGGTTTCTGCTATCGAGTTGCTTGATTCAGGGAACTTGGTTTTAGTAAGGACCAATGGTGATATTGTTTGGCAAAGTTTTGACTATCCTACAAATACTCTTATGCCCACACAAGATTTTATCAAAGGGATGAAACTTGTAAGTAATCCTAAAAACAATATGACCTTTTCGTTACAAATCAAAACAGGAGATATGATTTTGTCAGCTGAATTTAACAACCCACAACCTTTTTGGTCTATGGGAAATGATAAgagaaaatttataaacaatatTGGTGGAGATACTAATTCTGCCACTATTAAAGCCAATTCTTGGAGGTTTTATGACGAAAACAAAGTTTTCTTATGGCAATTCGTATTTACAGATGAATCTGATGGTAATTCTACTTGGGTTTTGGTTTTAGAAGATGAcggttttgttaaattttatgatcTTCAGTCCCAAATTACTGCAAGTGTTCAAATCCCACATGATATTTGCAGTAGACCACAAGCTTGTCCGTCGTATTTTCTTTGTTATAATGGGAATATTTGTCAATGTCCTTCGGGTTTGGCTCAAGTTAGCTGTAAACCACAAGTTGTTTCTTCATGTAACAAGTCGCGGGATTCAACAACTCTGGTAAATGCAGGGGACAATTTAAGCTATTCAGCACTCAGGTTTGTTGAGCCTGATTCTAAAACTGACTTAGATAACTGCAAATCATCATGCTTGAACAATTGTACTTGTTTGGCTATGTTCTTTGATAACAAGTCTGGAAACTGTTACTTGTTTGACCAAATTGGGGGCTTTGAAGTCAATAAAGATGGTGCGGATATTGTATCATATGTTAAAGTTTCTGCGAAAGTTGTTGGGACCGGGACAGATGCTTCTCAGGGAAGAAAAAAGAATAAAGTATCTACACAAGTTGTGATTGTGGTGGTTGTTGTAGTCATAGTGGCAACAATTGTTATTATTGGACTAGTAATCGTGGGAATCGGCTATAACAAAAAGAAGAAGGAATCGGGTGATGATCTGAATGAAATATCTGAAGAGGATACTTTCTTGGAGAACATATCAGGGATGCCGGTCCGGTTCAGCTACAAAGATCTTCAAGAAGCCACAAATGACTTCACTACAAAGCTAGGTCAAGGtgggttcggttcggttcggtctACCAAGGTGTCCTAAAAGATGGGACTCAACTTGCAGTCAAACGTCTTGAAGGGCTCGGTCAAGGAAAGAAAGAGTTTCGGGCGGAAGTGAGCATGATTGGTAGCATTCATCATCACCATCTGGTGAAACTTAAAGGGTTTTGTGCACAAGGAAAGCATCGACTTCTAGTTTACGAGTACATGGCAAATGGGTCATTAGACCAATGGATATTTAGGGATATTTCGTTGGATTGGGATACTAGATACAACATAGCAATTGGGATGGCTAAAGGTCTCGCTTATCTTCACCAAGATTGTGATGTGAAAATCATTCATTGTGATATAAAGCCGGAAAATGTGTTGTTAGATGATAACTTTTTAGCCAAAGTTTCAGATTTTGGTTTGGCTAAGCTTATGACACGAGAACAAAGTCATGTGTTTACCACATTAAGAGGGACCAGAGGGTACCTGGCTCCTGAATGGATTAGAAAGTCTGCGATATCAGAAAAGAGTGATGTTTACAGCTATGGAATGGTATTACTTGAGATCATTAGTGGCCGAAATAACTATAGCTCGTCTGAGCCATCAAATTTTCCATCATACGCTTTTAAAATGATGGAAGAAAGGTAAAGTTAACATACTTTTGGATGATAAAATGAAGGTGGATGAGAACGATGAAAGGGCCGTGGTGGCCACCCATGTAGCATTGTGGTGCATACAGGACGATATGAGCCTTAGACCGTCAATGGCTAAAGTGGTGCGAATGCTAGGAAAGGTCATGTCCGGTGCTTGCACCGCCAGCGGGTGGTCAAGCGTGCTTTTACAAATCGAATAACGAATACGCTAATAGTGACGCTTATTTGTCGGATGTTAGATTTTCAGGGCCTCGATAGACATGTATACATGTGTGATATAAACTTCAAATGTTTATGTGTAGATAGGATTTTCAAAGTTTGTGTTGTATGTCGTGAGGATAAATAAGGCTTATGTGGCGTTAATAGGATTCGAACCAGGGTTCTACAGGTGAATGGTAACAACTCGCCCACTTAACTTATACCATCAGGTTGCAAATTTTTCATTCCCGAGTAATGAAATATGGCCAACTTATATCATAATAATTTTTCTCTTTCAACTATAATATTTTGAAGGAAAGTATCAAACATTTATAGAAGGTTCGAACTTCGAAGGATTTGAGTATAGAATCTGAAATTTTGTATAAGCTATGAATTGGAGTGtgaattttagaaaattttaaaaaattattagttGTGATTTAGACAATCTTACCAATTTAATCCTATTTGTCCTCTCTCTCCCTTATCAAGAATAGTTTGAACTAAATTTTAAACCCATGTCCAATATTGTTTACGAGTTTACGATactatcaatattagattttcatatatttaagtcataaaagcttataaattttaaaaatatacagttttaagtgttatactttacaagttgtaatacaataatcataggttcgtcactgttgagatatattgatgaaattgtttgacGTAGTCATTACACAAGacacatgttataataatttttgtataatagaacttttttgaaaccagttttactcataatgtgatattattatgaaagataattaagaattaaaatataaacatacttgtgtgATCttatacttgacattcaagtatatgtacttGAACATGATGCGAACCTATAGCACGCATAGGATTTTTTTCAATCACCtgattagataacaattaggatttttaatttgagtgacaattgtaacttcaaacattaatacaaaaaaataatatataaaaaggagaaaattatgtaccttttatATCAAGAGATAGTTATagaatcttgaatggagttcatattgatttagatttagtattcaagtaaccttctgttgtaaatcgtgttttgttatGTGATCGGTCCATATTTTGTGATTcttattgtgtttaggataaaaatgttgtatatcgtcatatgttattatgtttgtgATATGTatttagagttcaaattgtgtttatattaaatattaaactaagtattaatatttataatttataaaaatctaatttaatatttgttaataagtcattagttttaaaataattttttgtagacaatactTCATATGTTGAGatcttttaaattaattatatgattGTAGATTTTAAATAGTTCTCTCAGgttatggctaaaaataaatatatattaagtattcaaggttaaaaagtgtaaattattgattgagaattaaaaaatttaaattaatgagattttttctacaaattagtataaatattaatataataatatatttaaataatgattattatgatttttaatttattgttaatctaaatgatgacataagcgaaagtcaatttgatgaaattaagcgatttgattggttaataagtcattagttcagttatcttatagtatatatatattaagattaagatggcTACAGAATAAATTGCACAGCATATCAATGGAGTATAATTACTAATTAGTTTAAACTCCCAATACTAATTGTTAtcctcattttttttaattaaaatgtgtGAATTGTATTGATATTGAGAAATATGTACAATAATACAAACTAAAGGAAAAAGGAACATTCAGCCTAATACATCCAATTCTAGTAAGTAAAAATCTATACCAACCCAAATATACTTCTATTTAATCACTTCCTATACAAGCTCAATATTCAAACAATCAAACCAAATCTCAGACACTGCATCAAACTCAAAGTATGCTAAAAGGGAACCAAGTAGCTTCATCTTACACAACTCACTATTCTCAATCGCATGCATACTTTAAGGAAACCAGAAGCATATTTTTACTAATGTTTTGATTCATTATACTTTTATGTAATAAGCCCGAAGATGTTCTATTGGGGGACAGACAAAGCAAAAAATACGGAATCCGAGTATTCAAACGGTATGAATTTCTACAATTCTACCTCATATGCTATGTTTCATATAATCGGTGAATTTCAAAAATTGGTTATTATTTGGATAAGTAAACTGATTTATCTTACGACAATGGTTgattttttgttggtttttggtttgtacaaatttttttgttgGTAACTTTCCATGATAATATGAGATTTATGATTGTAAAAAGTTCATAATGGAAGAATTTCTTTTGCTTTTAATGTATGTTccaagttttaatttttaacaattATACAATGTTTCCACTATATGCACTTCTATCccatgtttaaaagttttttgttCAACATCACACAAGTAAATTTTTTACCACTTGCTGGTAAATATTGTATACGGTCCGCATGCATAAGATTTTGGCTTTTATTTCGGCACCTCGAAAAAAGGTCAATGAAGTTGTGaataggggtgtaaacgagtcAAGCCTGCTCGCGAAATACTCGAACTCGATTCGTAAAAAACTCGTTTTGAGCCGAAGAGCTCGAGCCGAATTCGAGCTTAACTGTTGGCTCATTTATTAAACgggctcgagctcgagctttgaATCCATAACTCGATTAAGCTCGCGAGCCTAAACGAGCTTTCATATACTAATCAAGTCGAGCACTATCGAGCTTAGTTTTGATCACTTACCGAGCTAGATCTCAAGCCAAACTCGaacttatttagtttttttgacAAACGAGCCAAGCTCGAGCTTTCTTAACAGATcacgagccgagctcgagtttATATAGGGTGTAAACGAGTCAAGCATGCTCGCAAAATACTCGAACTCGATTCGTAAAAAGCTCGTTTTGAGCCGAGCTTAAACGAGCTCGAGCCGAATTCGAGCTTAACTGTTGGCTCATTTATAAACGGCTCGAGCTTTGAATCCATAACTCGATTAAGCTCGCGAGCCTAAACGAGCTTTCATATACTAATCGAGTCGAGCACTATCCAGCTTAGTTTTGATCACTTACCGAGCTAGATCTCGAGCCAAACTCAaacttatttagtttttttgacaaacgagctcgagctcgagctctaACAGATcacgagccgagctcgagtttATATACTAAGGCTCgaacgagctcgagctcgaaccCGAACTCCTTAAACGATCTCGAGCACTATCGAGCTCGGGCTGGGCtcggctcgtttacacccctagtTGTGAATTGTCACACCATACTACCAAAGTACCAAGTACCATCTCATAGGTTTCTGTAGGAAGGTGTGACAACAAACTTTATAAGGTCAAGACCATTTTCTAAGTTTGGTTATAACCAATCTTTCCTCACTTCAATGAACATCGTATTTATCAATGTTAGTTACAAATACTATTGAGTTGTGCATCACACGGTACTTACCTAGTTTGTTTATATGAGTGTAAAATTCTCAACCATCTTTGTCTTTATgtatacttaaaaataaattttgtcaTAAAAGTGAATCATATTCAATGATGACATTATCGTCGATCCCATCATGCGTATATAATGCAACAAGGAACCTTTCTTCACTTatgtacttttattattttataagttttttttattgaaaaatgcgaATCATTTGTTTGCAAcaaaaattagtatatgaaacaaaaacacACTTATATGTCCGCGTAATGCACGGTAAAACAAAACTATCACGGGTTCTTCAACTTTATTAATTTAAGCATTAgtatgtgaaaaaaaatatttatacgttaaatgtaaaaatatttttaaaaagaaattgggatattcaaatataaattcTGAATGATGATGTAATAGAGATATTCAAACTATATGTCCGTGTAATATGGCGGTGTAATGACAACGACGGTAGTGACGGTGGTGACGGCGAGTATAGTAtaggttatatatttatatggtgtacattgttgaatgttgaaaaattaaaaagtaaatttgctttataatatagtacgaGAGTTCGTACCCGcacattgcggcggtgagatggtggaggtgatagctaggtcagagagtgtgatagtcaaatgcctacggcctccgccctcggatttaaaaattcgtcgaaattatatcgaatgacatctctaatgaaaagcatgaaattttaagaacacccatacaatttttataatttatcgacgtatgattttgagataaaagattttgaataaattggaggaataaatgatttatggaggagagagaaaaaaatgattggttgagatttgaggagagggaaagggtattatggttattttagataaatatagaatatatgAGAGGGGTATTTGGgcatgtacttaaaatcaatattgaaaatttcaactcaatgttgaaaatctgaaaggaatctgctttataatacgagagtaagtacccgcgcgttgcggcggtgagatggtggggatgatagctaggtcagagagtgtgatagtcaaatgcctacggcctccgccctccgccctcggatttaaaaattcatcgaaagtatatcgaatgacatctctaatgaaagagcatgaaattttaagaacacccatacaatttttataatttatcgacgtatgatttttgagataaaagattttgaatgaattggatgaattatggaggagagaggaaaaagatgattggttgagatttgaggagagagaaagggtattatggttattttagataaatatagaatagataagaGGGGTATTTAGgcatgtacttaaaatcaatattgaaaatttcaacttaatgttgaaaatctggaaggaatctgctttataatatagtatatctatagatatataaaaattaagataagattaaaattaaaattaaaattaggataaaattaagattaagataaaattCGAAAGGAAGTGGACTGAATTGTAAAGCATTACTTATATAGaatcaaaaatagaaaaattaaaagacttGGAGGACTATAACTGAATCAAATCATAACCACATGGACCAAAAGTTACGGATAATATGCAAACAACCGTAAACGGGTATTGTAAAGTATCAACCGTCCGTTAAAGATGTCGATCACTATTACTACTGCCGTCGACCTGTCTCTCCGGCATCATATTGGCTGTCAATCTCCCGCCAAATTTCGCCGGAAAGTTGAGTTTAGCTGTGCCTGTAGCACCGTTAAGTCCGCCGTTTGTTCCGCGCTATCCTCATCCACCGCCGTtagtgattcaagtaaaattgTTATCTTCTTTATTACGAGTAAATTACCATTGAACCTCAAATAAATAATCCAATTTTGGCTGTGTTTTGAGAGTCAGATTATCTAATTAATATCGTATTTACTTTACCTTTCTTGGCAATTAGATAAGCCCTAAAATAATATAAGTTATGTATGGATGGAAATAATGCAGATGAGGAGGAGGATGATGTAAGCACTTCATATGGCAGGAGAATGTTGGTTTCTATGTTCACATTTCTTTTGCCTCTACCTAAATCAATACTACAACATTCTGGTGCTAACTCTAATGCTAATGCCGCGGAGTAAGTTTATCGCTAGAACCATGTTGCCACTTTCAAAAGTAACACCCTGTATTTGACAAGATTCATGTTTGCTTTCAGTGATGTAACCTTATTACAGGAAGAGATAAGAAAAGTATTGACTAAGGGCAAGGCTGCTGGTGTTCTTCGCTTGGTTTTTCATGATGCAGGAACGTACGATATGGATGACAATTCCGGTAACGGTTTTTATCATTGTTATggaatttgtaattttttaattttttttttaagtcatgGCTTTGTTTATAGTAATGCTTTCTACTGTTGTTTTAGGTGGTATGAATGGCTCTATATCTTATGAACTTGATAGACCTGAAAATAAAGGTCTTAAAAAATCTTTCAAGGTACTTCCGTTATTTCTTCCACTTGTGTTTTTACTACTTAGGCACATGAACTGtggtgtatatatttttttgatactAATGCTCCCGTGAAactattcgatcttgtttagaTTGTCGCAGAAGCCAAAAAGATAGTGGAGGAGAAACAGCCAGGTTATCATCATCTTTAAAATGGGCTTACATTTTAGCAGCTTCATACTTATCCTTTTGGCGATTTTTTGAGTCCCCTTTTGCTCTTCAATTATAGTATCGATGTCAGATATGATTGCTGTGGCTGGAGCTGAAGCTGTCTCGTTTTGTGGAGGTCCAGTGATACCCATTGAATTGGGCAGATTAGACTCCATGTAAGGGACTTATTTTTCTCACAAGTTTTATACAATAAGGTGAGGTTGTTGTGCTGTGTGCCATCTAAACAGCAAGCTTCAAATTATTCTTATAATCTTTTTTCTGTTATTGATTATAGGATGCCTGATCCCGAGGGGAAACTTCCAGAAGAAACATTAGACGCCTTTGGGCTCAAACagagttttcaaaagaaagGTTTTTCGTAAGTGAATATGATAATATCTTGACCATGTTTTGACGAAAATATTATCTTTTTAGATTTTGACAAACTTTTTGGCAGAACACAAGAACTTGTAGCATTATCGGGTGCTCATACACTTGGAAGCAAGGGTTTTGGAAATCCAGTTACCTTTGATAATGCATACTATAAAGTACTGTTGGAAAAGCCTTGGTTATCTTCAGGTTCGTTACATGAGTTTGGGCCCGGCAGCATTATATATTACCGTTTTCTCAAACATTACTCTTTTTGTAGGATTCAAACTCGAATGTATTTCTGGGGTAATTTTTTATTACAGAAACACCTGTATATTCATTGAAATCACTACAAAGAAATTGTGATGCTGATTTTGGTTTATTCCATTATTTTGGGAAGAAACTCAAAAACATTTGAACTAATTTCAAGTTGACCACATTAACCACTTTAATATGTGTCCATTTACTTTTCTGCAGGTATGACATCTATGGTTGGTCTTCCTTCAGACCGTACTCTTGTTGAGGATGATGAATGCATAAGGTACATTGGAAGTTTTAACCTCAAGTCGACATACAAAATAATTAGTGTCGGATCGAGTCTCGAGACTTATTtgcttataaattataatacaaAGACAATGCAACGGTAACTATATGATCTATGACAAATAAATTAAGAGCTGACTATAGTGTCAATATTGTGTCATGATTAGAGGTTGGTGATTGTTGCTAAGCCAAGCAAACTATATCAGTTACAGTTATTTGATATTCTTAGGTGGATCTCAAAGTATGCTGAAGATCAAGAATTGTTTTTTGAAGATTTCAAGAACGCCTATATCAAACTTGTTAATACTGGTGCAAAATGGAGAAGGGACTCATAGTTCCAACTTCCACATTGCGACTTTAAACTTAATATACGCAGATTGCATTCATATAAGCAAGTAAGTATAGTATCCAAGAGTTCCATTTTTGTTCAGACATTACATTACCTGCATACGATAACAATTTAGATTTGTGATATATTAACGAAAAGTGCAGCATCTCctttattttctcatataatTTAAAGATATAATTACCATTTTGTTCAGGGTCATTGTAACAACATAGTGCAATTGTATTGGTCATAGCTCAATACTAtaaaattttatcaaatataaCAATTGTATCGATTTCATTTTTGGACATTAAATCAGAGTGGTGATTTTTGATGGATAGAGACACAAGGTTTGCATTCTTTAATGTGTCTGTTAGTTAGAAATGGAGCAAGTACGGAAGTACCAGATGTCCATACATGTTTCTAAGGCGATTTTTTTCATGGGAACTACTGGGCTAatctttttcatcttcatttcATGTTTGTTGTTCTTGTCTCAAACATGTCTATCAAGTATTGTCCAAATAGGCAAACTAAGCCCTGGGTTCAAGGGCTCTCCAATACTATTCGAAGACAACAATGGTTTGTTCCTGAAATCAAACACTTCTAGTTTTGGGTTCGGTTTCATTACCAATAGTGATGCAACTTCATTCACTTTGGTCATATTTCATGTAAACACTTCACGGATCATTTGGTCCGCTAATCGTGACTTCCCGGTTGGCAATTCTGATAGGTTTTCATTTGATAATGATGGAAATGCTGTCTTACAGTCCAATGGGAATGTAGTATGGTCAACAAACACAACGAAAACCGGGGTTTCTGCTATCGAGTTGCTTGATTCAGGGAACTTGGTTTTAGTAAAATCCAATGGTGATATTGTTTGGCAAAGTTTTGACCATCCTACAGATACACTTATGCCCACACAAGATTTTATCAAAGGGATGAAACTTGTAAGTAATCTCAAAAACAATATGACCTTTTCGTTACAGCTTAAAGCAGGAGATATGATTTTATCAGCTGAATTTAGCAACCCACAACCTTTTTGGTCTGTGGGAAAAGATAAGAgaaaacttataaacaatatTGGTGGAGATACTAATTCTGCCACCATTGAAGCCAATTATTGGAGGTTTTATGACGAAAACAAAGTTTTATTATGGCAATTTGTGTTTACAGATGAATCTTATGGTAATTCTACTTGGGCTTTGGTTTTAGAAGATGACGGTTTCGTTAAATTTTATGACCTTCATTCCCAAATTTCTCCAAGTATTCAAATTCCAGATGATTCTTGTAGTAGACCACAATCCGTCGTATTTTGTTTGTTATAGTGGGAATACTTGTCAATGTCCTTCGGGTTTGGCTCAAGGTAACTGTAAACCACAAGTTGATGTTTCTTCATGTAACAAGTCGCGAGATTCAACAAGTCTGGTTAATGCAGGGGACAATTTAAGTTATTCAGCAGTCGGGTTTGTTGAGCCCGATTTTAAAACTGACTTAGATAACTGCAAATCATCATGCTTGAACAATTGTACTTGTTTGGCTATGTTCTTTGATAACAAGTCTGGAAACTGTTACTTGTTTGACCAAATTGGGAGCTTTGAAGTCACTAAAGATGGTGCGAATATTGTATCATATGTTAAAGTTTCTGCGAAGCTTTTTGGGACCGGGACAGATGCTTCTCAGGGACGAAAAAAGAAGAAACTGTCTACACAAGTTGTGATTGTGGTGGTTGCTGTAGTTATAGTGGCAACATTTGTTATCGGACTAGTAATTGTGAGAATCGGTTATAACAAAAAGAAGAACAAATCGGGTGATGGTCTGGATGAAATTTCCGACGAGGATACTTTCTTGGAGAACATACCAGGGATGCCGGTCCGGTTCAGCTACAAAGATCTTCAAGAAGCAACAAATGACTTCACTACAAAGCTAGGTCAAGGTGGGTTCGGTTCAGTCTACCAAGGTGTCCTAAAAGATGGGACTCAACTTGCGGTCAAACGTCTTGAAGGGCTCAGTCAAGGAAAGAAAGAGTTTCGGGCTGAAGTGAGCATGATTGGTAGCATTCATCATCACCATCTGGTGAAACTTAAAGGGTTTTGTGCACAAGGAAAGCATCGGCTTCTAGTTTACGAATACATGGCAAATGGGTCATTAGAGCGATGGATATTTGGGGATGCTTTGTTGGATTGGGATACTAGATACAATATAGCAATTGGGATGGCTAAAGGTCTTGCTTATCTTCACCAAGATTGTGATGTGAAAATCATTCATTGTGATATAAAGCCGGAAAATGTGTTGTTAGATGATACCTTTTTAGCCAAAGTTTCGGATTTCGGTTTGGCTAACACGAGAACAAAGTCATGTGTTTACCACATTAAGAGGGACTAGGGGGTACCTAGCTCCTGAATGGATTAGAAAGTCTGCGATATCGGAAAAGAGTGACGTTTACAGCTACGGAATGTTACATTGAGATCATTAGCGGCCGAAAAAACTATAGCTCGTCCGAGACATCAAATTTTCCAGCATATGCTTTTAAAATGATGGAAGAAGGTAAAGTTAACACACTTTTGGATGATAAAATGAAGGTGGATGAGAACGATGAAAGGGCCGTGGTGGCCACTCATGTAGCATTGTGGTGCATACAGGACGATATGAACCTTAGACCGTTGATGGCTAAAGTGGTGCGAATGCTAGAAAGGTCATGTCCTGTGCTTGCACCGCCAGCGGGTGGTCAAACCGGGTTCAATTCGAGCTTGTACAAATCGAATAACGAATATGGTGGTAATAGTGATGCTTATTTGTCGGATGTTAGACTTTCAGGGCCTCGATAGACATGTATACATGTGTGATATAAACTTCAAATGTTTATGTGTAGATAGGATTTTCAAAGTTAGTTTGTGTTGTATGTCGTAGGATAAGTGAGGCTTATGTGGCGTTCACTGAGCCCTCGACGTCAGCGCTTAACAAGATCACCATATAAGGTTCTACAGGTGAAAGGTAACAACTCGCCCACTAAACCAATACCATCAggttgcaaattttttattccTGAGTAATGAAATATTGCCAAAGTTATCTATATACTtcgtattataaagcaaattccatatctattaaatatttacctaaaataactatattacttttttctctttcttcaaatctcagccaattatttttttttctctcctccataactcaattattcttccaattcattcaaaatcttttatctcaaaaaccgtacatcgataaattataaaaattatatgagtgttcttaaaatttcatgctctttcattagagatgtcattcgataaacttttgacgaatttttaaatcaaggacggagcccgtacggttaagacatttggttatcacactctatgacctatcaccgccgcaacgtgcgggtacttgctctcgtatcaTATAATTTTTCAAACTCAACTATAATATTTTGAAGGAAAGTATCAAACATAATATAGAAGTCAATTATTCCTCCGACTATAATATAGAAGGTTCAACGGATTTGAATATAGAATTTCAAATGAATTAAATAAAAGGTTAAGTATCTGGAAGTGTAagtaatttttacattttttctattgtgtgaatgtaactttcatttggttcattgtatgcaaCTAACCGGCTAAATTtgaattattaatgtaaaattttaaggttgaccaatcaaaaacttctacgtgtcagctcatatggtgtgtcacgtatacacttttacattaatcgttcagtTTGGCGGgttgattacatacaatgaaccaaatgaaagttacattcacacaataggaaaaatgtaaaagttacttacatctCCAGTAACTAAAtccttaaataaaatataataaagtcTATTGAGTAAGGCTCGCCTAAATAGCAATTTAATCCTACTTCACCCTCTTTCCCTCATCAAGAAAAGTTTGAATGCCTACAGAATAAATTACACAGCATATCAATGGAGTGTAATGAGTTTAAACTCCACATACTAATTGTCATCCACATCTTTATTAATGTTTTGAttcattatacttttttgttaaaCAACACACGGGTAAATTTATTACCACTTGCTGGTAAATAATGTATATTGTCCGCATCCATAAGATTTTGGCTTTTATAACTGCACCTCGCAAAAGGTCAATGAAGTTGTGAATTGTGTTCggtttgtatatatgtaattgttttAAGGCAAGATATATACGCTACCAAGTACCATCTCATAGAAGTAGGAAGGTGTGACAACAAACTTTATAAGGTCAATCTTTCCTCGCTTCAATGAACAGCGTATTCATCGATGTTAATTATTAGAAAAATACTAGTAttagtttatgtatatat includes the following:
- the LOC122602698 gene encoding putative L-ascorbate peroxidase 6 isoform X2, which translates into the protein MLVSMFTFLLPLPKSILQHSGANSNANAADDVTLLQEEIRKVLTKGKAAGVLRLVFHDAGTYDMDDNSGGMNGSISYELDRPENKGLKKSFKIVAEAKKIVEEKQPVSMSDMIAVAGAEAVSFCGGPVIPIELGRLDSMMPDPEGKLPEETLDAFGLKQSFQKKGFSTQELVALSGAHTLGSKGFGNPVTFDNAYYKVLLEKPWLSSGMTSMVGLPSDRTLVEDDECIRWISKYAEDQELFFEDFKNAYIKLVNTGAKWRRDS
- the LOC122602698 gene encoding putative L-ascorbate peroxidase 6 isoform X1 — translated: MSITITTAVDLSLRHHIGCQSPAKFRRKVEFSCACSTVKSAVCSALSSSTAVSDSNEEEDDVSTSYGRRMLVSMFTFLLPLPKSILQHSGANSNANAADDVTLLQEEIRKVLTKGKAAGVLRLVFHDAGTYDMDDNSGGMNGSISYELDRPENKGLKKSFKIVAEAKKIVEEKQPVSMSDMIAVAGAEAVSFCGGPVIPIELGRLDSMMPDPEGKLPEETLDAFGLKQSFQKKGFSTQELVALSGAHTLGSKGFGNPVTFDNAYYKVLLEKPWLSSGMTSMVGLPSDRTLVEDDECIRWISKYAEDQELFFEDFKNAYIKLVNTGAKWRRDS